Proteins from a single region of Plasmodium gaboni strain SY75 chromosome 2, whole genome shotgun sequence:
- a CDS encoding hypothetical protein (conserved Plasmodium protein, unknown function), whose amino-acid sequence MKKKNNNKLHYLDSKGKLYTSGLRADMKEKYGVIPCSNKNYNLIEKYNELQSLLSKEEEKYDFVKNELNELQKQKDLLQWHLCNNIKKLSMKRSDYKFKTETKSKLESKLKSLKDMNKIHKFEHDTLEELIHKMEQELETKMYIKNDIENIFNECINKKDEYLKDLTQERISAFKERKKRQNQLQKLLLIMKQENNKNYNINYLKKYESNLMNEINSYKNYKDFETKIAMDLIDDHSLNDLYVT is encoded by the coding sequence atgaaaaaaaaaaataacaacaaGTTACATTATCTGGATTCTAAAGGGAAACTTTATACTAGTGGGCTTAGAGCTGATATGAAAGAGAAATATGGGGTAATACCATGCTCTAATAAAAACTACAACTTGATAGAAAAATACAATGAATTACAAAGTTTATTATCAAaggaagaagaaaaatatgattttgtcaaaaatgaattaaatgagttacaaaaacaaaaagatTTGCTACAGTGGCATTTGTGTAACAATATTAAAAAGTTAAGTATGAAAAGAAGTGACTACAAATTTAAAACCGAAACAAAAAGTAAATTAGAATCTAAATTAAAATCATTAAAagatatgaataaaattCATAAGTTTGAACATGATACTTTAGAAGaattaatacataaaatGGAACAAGAACTAGAAACTAAAATGtacataaaaaatgatatagaaaatatatttaatgaatgtattaataaaaaagatgaatATCTCAAAGATTTAACTCAAGAAAGAATCAGTGCATTcaaagaaagaaaaaaaagacaaaACCAGTtacaaaaattattattaattatgaaacaagaaaataataaaaattataatattaactATCTCAAGAAATATGAAAGTAATCTAATGAATGAAATTAATagttataaaaattataaagatTTCGAAACTAAAATTGCTATGGATTTAATTGATGATCATTCTTTAAATGATCTGTACGTTAcatga
- a CDS encoding acyl-CoA synthetase: MHLRFSVFLFIIYIIHVDLCKTGCLSKEKGYSEICEKAIYENESNTYCMKDHLIRESLFIYKPIMKLLLKKYRLRNNKIAVVEHAYGEPQNFITYGKFFRKVLSFSHSLNNYEGQGIQGKSYKEHQNHGWFRLLGIYGSNSINWMIADMAAMMSGVTTLILHSKFSIDVIVDILNETKLEWLCLDLDLVDDLLLHRHELPYLKKLIILDNLVKPIQIDFLRYVFNNSSEASEDNDISDDDDDSEMSDESYEMNMGLAEYDLEKLEKIKELKERGQNIGIRFLEFDDVSSVPTKIYNIQNDEPDFVTSIVYTSGTSGKPKGVMLSNLNMYSSVISLCKHSILNYHPKAHLSYLPVSHIYERVNVYVAFLSGIKIDIWSKNINFFSRDIFNSKGELLVGVPKIFNRIYSNIMAEINNLSYFKRNNIKNVFSLRRSVNCDCFTKLLEGITGYSAKIRNCVNPNLEVILNGGGKLSPRIAEELCVLLNVNFYQGYGLTETTGPIFVQQKKDYNNESMGGPISPNTRYKVRTWETYKASDSTPKGELLIKSDSIFKGYFLEKELTENSFTYDRFFITGDIVQINDNGSLTFLDRSKGLVKLSQGEYIETDMLNNLYSEIPFVNNCVVYGDDSLDEALAIISVDKYLLFRCLRDDNMLNNTEINETNYLDKLIDEHINKKHFIDYVKKKMLSVYNKTNLNRYNIINHIYLTSKNWDTTNYLTPTMKVKRFSVIQDYAFFIDHVKDIFKKKLKGEKEPTKHVENETLNEQEVKIHEIDNEESQNNNISLSSQKNKSSSQEKIASPYQQRNKSTPLEENILISVQKKVEKTEQNNMLKNKLTPNLNSTDTPLEVLEKNNQEIKNFRFQVQTVREEREINS, from the coding sequence ATGCACCTTAGATTTAGTGTGTTTctgtttattatttatataattcatgTAGATCTTTGTAAGACTGGTTGTTTAAGTAAAGAAAAAGGTTACTCTGAAATTTGTGAGAAAGCGATATATGAAAATGAGTCTAATACATATTGTATGAAAGATCATTTAATTCGTGAgtctttatttatttataagcctattatgaaattattattaaaaaaatatagattacgtaataataaaatagCAGTAGTCGAACATGCTTATGGTGAACCACaaaattttataacatATGGAAAATTTTTCAGAAAAGTATTATCTTTTAGTCattctttaaataattatgaagGCCAAGGTATACAAGGAAAAAGTTATAAAGAACATCAGAATCATGGATGGTTTAGATTATTAGGTATATATGGTAGTAATTCTATAAATTGGATGATTGCTGATATGGCAGCTATGATGAGTGGTGTAACAACATTGATATTACATTCAAAATTTAGTATAGATGTAATTGTAGacatattaaatgaaaCTAAATTAGAATGGTTATGTTTAGATTTAGATTTAGTTGATGATTTATTACTTCATAGACATGAATTACcatatttgaaaaaattaataattttagATAACTTAGTGAAACCTATACAAATAGATTTTCTTCGTTAtgtttttaataattcatcAGAAGCTTCAGAAGATAATGATATTAgtgatgatgatgatgacAGTGAAATGTCTGATGAATCTTATGAAATGAATATGGGTCTTGCAGAATATGATTTAgaaaaattagaaaaaataaaagaattaaaagaaaGAGGACAAAATATTGGTATTCGATTTTTAGAATTTGATGACGTATCAAGTGTTCCAActaaaatttataatattcaaaatGATGAACCAGATTTTGTTACCTCTATTGTATATACATCTGGAACATCTGGAAAACCTAAAGGTGTTATGTTAAgtaatttaaatatgtataGTTCTGTAATATCATTATGTAAACACagtatattaaattatcatCCAAAAGCAcatttatcatatttacctgtatcacatatatatgaaagAGTTAATGTTTATGTTGCTTTTTTATCGGGTATCAAAATAGATATTTGGAgcaaaaatattaatttcttttctagagatatatttaattcaAAAGGTGAATTGTTAGTAGGTGTACctaaaatttttaatagaatctattcaaatattatggcagaaataaataatttgtcatattttaaaagaaataatattaaaaatgttttCTCATTACGTAGATCTGTTAATTGTGATTGCTTTACGAAGTTATTAGAAGGAATAACTGGATATTCAGCTAAAATTAGAAACTGTGTCAACCCAAATTTAGAAGTTATATTAAATGGTGGTGGAAAGCTATCTCCAAGAATTGCTGAGGAATTATGTGTTCTATTAAATGTTAACTTTTATCAAGGATATGGATTAACTGAAACTACAGGTCCTATTTTTGTtcaacaaaaaaaagattataataatgaaagTATGGGAGGACCCATATCTCCTAATACTAGATATAAAGTAAGAACATGGGAAACTTATAAAGCTTCTGATTCTACACCTAAAGGagaattattaattaaGAGTGATTCTATATTTAAAGGATACTTTCTAGAAAAAGAACTAACTGAAAATTCATTTACATATGATCGATTTTTTATAACAGGAGATATCGTTcaaataaatgataatgGTTCTTTAACTTTCTTAGATAGATCTAAAGGCTTAGTGAAATTGTCACAAGGAGAATATATAGAAACAGATATGTTAAATAATCTTTATTCAGAAATACCTTTTGTTAATAATTGTGTTGTTTATGGTGATGATTCTTTAGATGAAGCCTTAGCTATTATTTCTGtagataaatatttattatttagaTGTTTAAGAGATGATAATATGTTAAATAATACTGAAATTAATGAAACAAATTATTTAGATAAATTAATTGATGAacacataaataaaaaacattttattgattacgttaaaaaaaaaatgttatcagtttataataaaacaaatttaaatagatataatattattaatcACATTTATTTAACCTCAAAAAATTGGGATACAACCAATTACCTTACACCAACAATGAAGGTCAAGAGATTTTCTGTTATACAAGATTATGCTTTTTTTATTGACCATGttaaagatatatttaaaaaaaaattaaaaggTGAAAAGGAACCTACCAAACATGTAGAAAATGAAACCTTAAATGAACAGGAAGTAAAAATTCATGAAATCGATAATGAAGAATctcaaaataataatatttcattatcGTCACAAAAGAACAAATCAAGTTCTCAAGAAAAAATTGCATCACCATATCAACAAAGGAATAAATCAACACCTCTAGaggaaaatatattaatatcaGTGCAAAAAAAAGTTGAAAAAAcagaacaaaataatatgttaaaaaataaattaacaCCTAATCTCAACTCTACTGATACACCTTTAGAAGTacttgaaaaaaataatcaagaaataaaaaatttcaGATTTCAAGTTCAAACTGTAAGAGAAGAACGTGAAATTAattcataa
- a CDS encoding hypothetical protein (conserved Plasmodium protein, unknown function), translating into MSDKKNKKDKKNKSDINDKNKKKKENNNNNNNNPSDNSCNQVVDNAKDEVMETPEQNDKIKEENPLNNNNNDDTICNNNNDDTICNNNNDDTICNNNNDDTICNNEKPLNNNESNNIDKNINDKDGSCCLSSLQNEGIDMNQMRNNKEKKRISDASDIYARTDSVNSNLIKISQSSEEWEPKNKWTLSVLFQNIKSIVVKNYIFVAKKCGIPNQPNKPGPVLAISIEKANNDDSDNIIVQTPCAYEKYSLRGKLIQHKSLYPCTITCMMNGSIGGIGKVVILGEQNGNVLIYKIDKFECILKLNTKECLKKYFNNNPTTRRKSINNYMDFKDKVVNYYHHPSNDKEQQKQTTQYNHNNLNNNFNNNLDPSQTNHYNYPYDDNDLSYQISGISVKSTFANFIHWIIAGNMKGYIFVWEVPSGNIIKILLPPLYFFNEAKKKKKNNKKKKQQKKKAKKKTNNYNNHNYSYSSSSSYSSSYSSSSSSSSFSSSYYSDDFYYGSNGEKKSKNKKKKKRKKKKTNTNKNININDVKNQNRQNYNGTQNNLNMSHDSLNSTNVNEKLEKREEVNKQNGLTNSDRQNSTYNSDDNSYNHSDESSDDNSDYCSDDLYSDEYSESDTSPNNSTNESYDINTIHNKRKKNKKNTYKDISNKCYVSAILAVTHKYELWVAFGNGYIAVYDLYDFQLLLYTCISKSPIMDLKYSKILEDVLILIGNNYLSVWDTKTLKQVRKIPTSQITSKNSSLSTIYLLESPNSWKYKQVVLIAGCNNGSVCLTNITKKVDGDLTFSYIKTYNKHFEPYVPISYIYIEPTINAAFVGDASGVVFTLPRILSTLKNNDSSK; encoded by the coding sequence ATGagtgataaaaaaaataaaaaagataaaaaaaataaaagtgatataaatgataaaaacaaaaaaaaaaaagaaaataataataataataataataatccTAGTGACAATTCTTGTAACCAAGTTGTAGACAATGCAAAAGATGAGGTGATGGAAACACCAgaacaaaatgataaaataaaggaGGAAAATCctttgaataataataataatgatgacaccatatgtaataataataatgatgacaccatatgtaataataataatgatgacaccatatgtaataataataatgatgacACCATTTGTAATAATGAAAAACCTTTGAATAACAATGAATCgaataatattgataaaaatataaacgATAAAGATGGTTCCTGTTGTTTATCGTCCCTTCAAAATGAAGGAATAGATATGAATCAAATGAGgaataataaagaaaaaaaacGAATAAGTGATGCTTCTGATATATATGCAAGAACTGATAGTGTAAATAgtaatttaataaaaattagTCAGAGCAGTGAAGAATGGGAACCAAAAAATAAATGGACATTATCTGTTttatttcaaaatataaaatctatagttgtaaaaaattatatatttgtagCAAAAAAATGTGGGATTCCTAACCAACCAAATAAACCTGGTCCAGTACTAGCCATAAGTATTGAAAAAGcaaataatgatgattctgataatataattgtaCAAACACCATGTGcttatgaaaaatattccTTAAGAGGTAAATTAATTCAACATAAAAGTTTATATCCATGTACTATTACATGTATGATGAATGGAAGTATAGGTGGTATTGGTAAAGTAGTTATTTTAGGAGAACAAAATGGTAATGTTTTGATTTATAAAATTGATAAATTTGAatgtatattaaaattaaatacTAAAGAATgcttaaaaaaatattttaataataatccAACTACTAGAAGAAAAtctattaataattatatggattttaaagataaagttgttaattattatcatcatccTAGTAATGATAAAGAACAACAAAAACAAACAACACAGTATAATCATAACAATCTTAATAacaattttaataataatttagaTCCTTCTCAAACtaatcattataattatccatatgatgataatgacTTGTCATACCAAATATCAGGTATTTCAGTTAAATCCACATTTGCTAATTTTATTCATTGGATTATAGCCGGAAATATGAAAGGCTATATTTTTGTTTGGGAAGTGCCTAGTggaaatattattaaaattttattacctccattatatttttttaatgaagcaaagaaaaaaaaaaaaaataataaaaaaaaaaaacaacaaaaaaaaaaagcaaaaaaaaaaacaaataattataacaatCATAATTATTCTTACTCTTCTTCGTCTTCTTATTCGTCTTCTTATTCGTCGTCCTCTTCCTCATCCTCCTTCTCTTCATCATATTATAGTGatgatttttattatgGATCTAATGGGGAGAAGAAAAGcaagaacaaaaaaaaaaaaaaaagaaaaaaaaaaaaaacaaacacaaataaaaatataaatataaatgatgtGAAAAATCAAAATAGACAAAATTATAATGGGACgcaaaataatttaaacATGTCACACGATTCTCTTAATAGTACCAATGTAAATGAAAAGTTAGAAAAAAGAGAAGAAGTAAATAAGCAAAATGGTCTTACTAATAGTGATCGACAAAATAGTACTTATAATAGTGACGACAATAGTTATAATCATAGCGATGAAAGTAGTGATGATAATAGTGACTATTGTAGTGATGATTTATATTCAGATGAATATAGTGAAAGCGATACTTCTCCTAATAATTCAACTAATGAATCCtatgatataaatacaattcataataagagaaaaaaaaataaaaagaatacCTATAAGGATATATCCAACAAATGTTACGTTTCAGCTATCCTAGCTGTTACACATAAATATGAATTGTGGGTTGCATTTGGTAATGGATATATAGCCGTTTATGACTTATATGATTTTCAATTACTTCTTTATACATGCATTTCAAAAAGTCCCATTATGGATTTAAAATATTCCAAAATTTTGGAAGACGTCTTGATATTAATTGGTAATAATTACTTATCCGTGTGGGATACGAAAACCTTAAAACAAGTTCGAAAAATCCCAACTAGCCAAATCACCAGCAAAAATTCTTCATTATCGACCATTTATTTATTAGAGTCACCAAACTCATGGAAATATAAACAAGTGGTTCTTATCGCAGGGTGTAATAATGGATCCGTTTGTTTAACcaatataacaaaaaaagtTGATGGAGATTTAACTTTCTCTTATATcaaaacatataataaacattttGAACCATATGTCCCCATCAgctatatttatattgaaCCTACCATTAACGCTGCATTCGTTGGAGATGCAAGCGGGGTTGTTTTTACCTTACCTAGAATTTTAAGtacattaaaaaataatgatagttcaaaataa
- a CDS encoding hypothetical protein (conserved Plasmodium protein, unknown function): MRDKEEHNATVQKNKFSNDVYDEKYSYDHHYYNKLNNMMTDMKTKKKKFSTSNNFSHIVNNKNGNTYTKHNYNNKDEYISGHDIKYNNYGDKYMRDRYDSNTTHHNNNNINSNNIYNQTYQCNNYNDMCYNNVTNVEHKNNLKNNDNDNYHHYDDEIFECLNDDHVNDPINVDTLNEEEKKILEKIFNDCEECQDITILNKMKECILNMCNYNFNSCKIISLLFYNKILKCVIFKKKMNLIHSYDELLKYLILNNKMNILKEFKKYINLIIQDAYTCAYYKDKNIINHLLQMVYKWKKLLINDIQETKELLNIFHYDNSTNENIKNYDGPLYNYNNYHLYTNHHNHMNNKIPPPPSGPPPNNIKYNNIHPNTFGPPPPPPPPTDNLQKFNVNDSFKALSSYDNNNNNNRLEHVDDFKHNFNFDINHSMSYKDTWKNPENITVGFLATILKVISKKGKKLQNALIPYTPIDTSYAYQTPPSVNISHKMNEKIEEFYDELSFILNNEEVQSTDISDTNDINDIYERYKKLTGENKKGKKKRKNSTCTDDNNNINNINNINNIDVNNNNDDNNIYGNNLLMEKDLSKELCDKQNIINDNNLECEKKNEHDFSSDTNTTFSSIEILDDNMLDLLVDTNKIYKNKKNKKKSKNVNFNQIAIENAQNWSETQNYNSLTHMDFYSLGNNTNDVFENYRRNKAYVYHETIAQKFYDLKFKDTQ, from the coding sequence ATGAGGGATAAAGAAGAGCATAATGCAACTGTgcaaaaaaataaattttctAATGATGTATATGATGAGAAGTATTCATATgatcatcattattataataaattaaacAATATGATGACAGATATGaaaaccaaaaaaaaaaaatttagcacatcaaataatttttctcacattgttaataataaaaatggtAACACATACACAAAACATAActataataataaggatgaatatatttcaGGTCAcgatataaaatataataactatggtgataaatatatgagGGACAGATATGATAGTAATACAACacatcataataataataatattaatagtaataatatatataaccaAACATATCAGtgtaataattataatgatatgtgttataataatgtgaCAAACGTAGAACATAAAAACAAccttaaaaataatgacaatgataattatcatcattatgatgatgaaaTATTTGAATGTTTGAATGATGACCATGTGAATGATCCTATAAATGTAGATACtttaaatgaagaagaaaaaaaaattctagagaaaatatttaatgaTTGCGAAGAGTGTCAAGatataacaatattaaaTAAGATGAAAGAATgtattttaaatatgtgtaattataattttaatagttgtaaaataatatccttattattttataataagatattaaaatgtgtaatttttaaaaaaaaaatgaatttaatacattcttatgatgaattattaaaatatttaatattaaataataaaatgaatatattaaaagaatttaaaaaatatatcaacTTAATAATACAAGATGCTTATACATGTGcatattataaagataaaaatattataaatcATTTATTACAAATGGTTTATAAATGGAAAAAacttttaataaatgatattCAAGAAACgaaagaattattaaatatatttcattatgataatagtacaaatgaaaatataaaaaattatgacGGCCCActttataattataataattatcatttatatacaaatcATCATAATCATATGAACAATAAAATACCCCCACCTCCAAGTGGTCCTCCTccaaataatataaaatataataatatacatcCTAACACTTTTGGCCCTCCTCCTCCTCCTCCTCCTCCAACCGATAACTTACAAAAATTTAATGTAAATGATTCTTTTAAAGCTTTAAGTTcttatgataataataataataataatagacTAGAACATGTAGACGATTTTAAACATAACTTTAATTTTGATATAAACCATTCTATGTCATATAAAGATACGTGGAAAAACCCAGAAAACATTACGGTGGGTTTTTTAGCTACAATATTAAAAGTCATATCCAAAAAAGGAAAGAAATTACAAAATGCTTTAATACCTTATACACCTATTGATACATCTTATGCCTATCAAACGCCACCTTCTGTTAATATTTCTCACAAAatgaatgaaaaaataGAAGAATTTTATGATGAgttatcttttatattaaataatgagGAGGTCCAAAGTACAGATATATCGGATACgaatgatataaatgatatatatgaaaggtataaaaaattaacaggtgaaaacaaaaagggcaaaaaaaaaagaaaaaattcAACGTGCAcagatgataataataatataaataatataaataatataaataatatagatgttaataataataatgatgataacAATATTTATGGTAATAATTTGTTGATGGAGAAGGATTTATCAAAGGAGTTATGTGacaaacaaaatattataaacGACAATAATTTGGAATgcgaaaaaaaaaatgaacacGATTTCTCCAGTGATACCAATACAACCTTTTCTTCAATAGAAATATTAGATGATAACATGCTTGATCTCTTAGTagatacaaataaaatatataaaaataaaaaaaataaaaaaaaaagtaaaaatgTTAATTTTAATCAAATAGCTATAGAAAATGCACAAAATTGGAGTGAAACtcaaaattataattcatTAACTCATATGGACTTTTATTCCTTAGgtaataatacaaatgatGTTTTTGAAAATTATAGAAGAAATAAGGCCTATGTATATCATGAAACCATAGCTCAGAAATTCTATGACCTTAAATTTAAGGATACTCAATAG
- a CDS encoding hypothetical protein (conserved Plasmodium protein, unknown function) codes for MDKNSLKRRNRLLQKNEARMSILLGRNLDEEILKEKKESNKNEHKENDEHKKNDEHKKNDEHKKNDENKKSDENKKSDEKDKENNPSMITENNNITEKDNNKTSEYKNSTNIYNKDKSNGYNNKLLDKDDKNNINKNKNKNDENDFTSINNDILNENNIDSQFIINKHEKLHFIILIILCILISIFKVYYNENNLIYKKKKEKNNLNIIQMIFYNFINSPNFFFSFSVFYNIVFLLINMLIYINQNNITQKRIKEFLVNMKNKLNNKNEDIFYFINKAVLCILFMGRIFKSYIISMFLVNLFHDILHNYLIRMSMLQPPKVVLI; via the coding sequence atggATAAGAATTCATTGAAAAGAAGAAACAGACTTCttcaaaaaaatgaagCACGCATGAGTATACTACTGGGAAGAAATCTGGATGAAGAAATTttaaaggaaaaaaaagaaagtaataaaaatgaacacaaagaaaatgatgaacacaaaaaaaatgatgaacacaaaaaaaatgatgaacacaaaaaaaatgatgaaaataaaaaaagtgatgaaaataaaaaaagtgaTGAAAAGGATAAAGAGAATAATCCTAGTATGATTActgaaaataataatataacagagaaggataataataaaacaagtgaatataaaaattcaactaatatatataataaagataaaagtaatggttataataataaattgttagataaagatgataagaataatattaataagaataaaaataaaaatgatgaaaatgattttacaagtataaataatgatatacttaatgaaaataatatagattctcaatttattattaataaacatgaaaaattacatttcatcatattaataattctaTGTATCCTTATAAGTATATTTAaagtatattataatgaaaataatttaatttataaaaaaaaaaaagaaaaaaataatttgaataTTATTCAGATGATTTTTTACAACTTTATAAATTCAccaaatttttttttctccttttctgttttttataatatagtttttttgttaattaatatgttaatatatataaatcaaaataaCATAACACAAAAAAGGATTAAAGAATTTTTAgtaaatatgaaaaataaattgaataataaaaatgaagacatattttattttataaataaagcAGTTTTGTGTATCCTTTTTATGGGCCGAATATTTAAATCATATATCATTTCGATGTTTTTAGTAAATTTGTTTCATGATATTTTgcataattatttaatacGTATGTCTATGTTACAACCCCCAAAGGTAGTATTAATATGA